One segment of Variovorax sp. PAMC28562 DNA contains the following:
- the glpD gene encoding glycerol-3-phosphate dehydrogenase — translation MSDISSSLPESETDCDVLIVGGGINGCGIARDLAGRGWRVVLCEKDDLAAHTSSSSTKLIHGGLRYLEYYEFSMVRKSLQEREVLLKSAPHIMWPLRFVMPHDPSMRPAWMIRIGLFMYDHLAKREVLPGSRSIDLRKHAAGVPLKKSYRRGFVYSDGWVDDARLVVLNAIDARAKGAEVLTRTRCISAQRGADHWVATVEGPTGQRSIRARAVVNAAGPWAEAFLRGVAHSARGESLATKSLRLVKGSHIVVKRLFEHDHAYIFQNPDKRIIFAIPYEQDFTLIGTTDIELTGNDPGAAKIGDDEISYLCDQASRYFEKPIVPADVVWTYSGVRPLLDDESGDPSAVTRDYMLESSTTAAPLLSVWGGKITTFRKLAEDAADEVGKMLGEDSTKRPAWTDGAFMAGGDLSGFIGAPTRPDDDFERFVIAVQARYPWLEVSLARRLARAYGARVVDLIGPAVSMLDMGAAVSPGLHERELRFLQDHEWAVNADDVLWRRSKLGLHYTSVQQDQVAAWLHANAKNN, via the coding sequence GTGAGCGATATTTCTTCTTCACTGCCCGAATCCGAGACCGACTGCGATGTGCTCATCGTAGGCGGTGGCATCAATGGCTGCGGCATTGCACGCGACCTCGCCGGCCGCGGCTGGCGCGTGGTGCTCTGCGAAAAAGACGATCTCGCTGCGCACACCTCGTCGTCGTCGACCAAGCTCATCCACGGCGGTCTGCGCTATCTGGAGTATTACGAGTTTTCGATGGTGCGCAAATCCTTGCAGGAGCGCGAAGTGCTCCTCAAGAGCGCACCGCACATCATGTGGCCGCTGCGCTTCGTGATGCCGCACGACCCATCGATGCGACCGGCCTGGATGATTCGCATCGGCCTTTTCATGTACGACCATCTGGCCAAACGAGAAGTGCTGCCCGGCTCGCGCAGCATCGACCTGCGTAAGCATGCGGCGGGTGTGCCGCTCAAGAAGTCCTACCGGCGTGGCTTCGTTTATTCCGATGGCTGGGTCGACGATGCGCGGCTCGTGGTCCTCAACGCGATCGACGCACGCGCCAAGGGTGCCGAGGTACTGACACGCACCCGATGCATCAGCGCGCAGCGCGGCGCCGACCACTGGGTCGCGACGGTGGAGGGCCCTACGGGTCAACGGTCGATACGGGCTCGCGCGGTGGTCAATGCCGCCGGCCCTTGGGCGGAGGCGTTCTTGCGCGGTGTGGCGCATTCGGCCAGAGGTGAGTCGCTTGCAACCAAAAGCCTACGGCTGGTCAAGGGCAGCCACATCGTGGTCAAGCGCCTCTTCGAACACGACCACGCCTACATCTTTCAGAACCCCGACAAGCGCATCATTTTTGCGATTCCGTACGAGCAGGATTTCACCCTGATCGGCACGACCGACATCGAACTCACCGGTAACGATCCGGGTGCCGCAAAGATTGGCGACGACGAGATTTCCTATCTTTGCGACCAGGCCAGTCGCTACTTCGAAAAGCCCATCGTCCCCGCCGACGTCGTGTGGACGTACTCTGGCGTGCGGCCTTTGCTCGACGACGAATCGGGCGATCCTTCGGCCGTCACGCGGGACTACATGCTGGAGTCCAGCACGACTGCCGCGCCGCTGTTGTCGGTGTGGGGCGGAAAGATCACGACGTTTCGCAAGCTGGCGGAAGACGCTGCCGACGAGGTCGGCAAGATGCTGGGCGAAGACAGCACCAAGCGGCCCGCGTGGACCGATGGCGCCTTCATGGCGGGTGGCGACCTTTCTGGTTTTATCGGAGCGCCCACACGCCCCGACGACGACTTCGAGCGTTTCGTCATCGCTGTCCAGGCCCGCTATCCCTGGCTGGAGGTGTCGCTGGCACGCCGGCTGGCGCGTGCCTACGGCGCTCGCGTGGTGGACCTTATCGGGCCGGCCGTGTCGATGCTGGACATGGGCGCCGCGGTCTCGCCCGGTCTGCACGAGCGAGAACTGCGCTTCCTGCAGGACCACGAATGGGCAGTGAACGCAGACGATGTCTTGTGGCGCCGCTCCAAGCTCGGTCTGCACTACACCTCGGTGCAACAAGATCAAGTCGCCGCCTGGCTGCATGCCAACGCGAAAAATAACTGA
- a CDS encoding ABC transporter ATP-binding protein has translation MQLTLERVTKKVGAQTWLYEQSIAPRSGAVTVLLGATQAGKTSLMRLMAGLDTPTEGKVLVDGKDVTGMPVRERNVAMVYQQFINYPSLTVAANIASPLKLRGEKDIGAKVRALADKLHIGMFLDRLPAELSGGQQQRVALARALAKNAPLMLLDEPLVNLDYKLREGLREELTQLFASGDSTVIYATTEPGEALLLGGYTAVMDAGELLQYGPTAEVFHAPQSLRVARAFSDPPMNLLAGTAAEGSVQLAAGPLLRMALPANVGGPVTVGLRSSALNVDAGSGDIALPGKVELAEISGSDTFVHVETAVGELVAQLTGVHRFELGASITLYFNAARAYVFDAAGQLAVAPLWRKGS, from the coding sequence ATGCAATTGACACTCGAGCGGGTCACCAAGAAGGTGGGCGCCCAGACATGGCTCTACGAGCAAAGCATAGCCCCGCGCAGCGGCGCCGTGACGGTGCTGCTCGGTGCCACGCAGGCCGGCAAGACCAGCCTGATGCGCCTGATGGCAGGCCTGGACACACCGACCGAGGGCAAGGTTTTGGTCGACGGAAAAGACGTCACCGGCATGCCGGTGCGGGAGCGCAATGTCGCGATGGTCTATCAGCAGTTCATCAACTACCCGTCGCTCACCGTGGCAGCCAACATCGCCTCGCCGCTGAAGCTGCGTGGCGAAAAAGACATCGGAGCCAAGGTGCGGGCGCTGGCCGACAAGCTGCACATCGGCATGTTCCTGGACCGGCTGCCGGCCGAGCTGTCGGGCGGCCAGCAGCAGCGCGTGGCGCTGGCGCGTGCACTGGCCAAGAACGCGCCGCTGATGCTGCTCGACGAGCCGCTGGTCAACCTCGATTACAAGCTTCGCGAAGGTCTGCGCGAAGAACTCACACAGCTGTTCGCCAGCGGTGATTCGACCGTGATCTACGCCACGACCGAGCCTGGCGAGGCGCTGCTGCTGGGCGGCTACACCGCGGTGATGGACGCTGGCGAGCTGCTGCAGTACGGCCCGACGGCCGAGGTGTTTCACGCGCCGCAATCGCTGCGGGTGGCGCGCGCCTTCAGCGATCCGCCGATGAACCTGCTGGCCGGCACGGCCGCCGAGGGGAGCGTGCAGCTGGCGGCCGGTCCGTTGTTGCGCATGGCGCTGCCGGCGAATGTCGGCGGTCCGGTCACCGTCGGGCTGCGCTCGAGCGCCCTCAACGTCGATGCAGGCTCAGGCGACATCGCCTTGCCCGGCAAGGTCGAGCTGGCGGAGATCTCCGGTTCCGACACCTTCGTCCACGTCGAGACCGCCGTCGGCGAACTGGTGGCGCAGTTGACCGGCGTGCACCGCTTCGAGCTGGGCGCTTCGATCACCTTGTATTTCAATGCCGCCCGCGCTTACGTCTTTGACGCGGCCGGGCAGCTGGCGGTTGCGCCGTTGTGGCGCAAAGGAAGCTGA
- a CDS encoding DUF2160 domain-containing protein has product MFQWMVWTTPVAIFFSCIGLMLVGMTVWEFKSPTTLRRGWLPIETTRGDRLFIGLLTAAFLNLIFIGLAGKLQEWMSLEAEPSIWISFVLSMAVLALVMRKG; this is encoded by the coding sequence ATGTTTCAATGGATGGTCTGGACCACCCCGGTGGCCATTTTCTTCTCCTGTATCGGCCTGATGCTGGTCGGTATGACGGTATGGGAATTCAAGTCGCCCACCACGTTGCGGCGCGGCTGGCTGCCGATCGAAACCACCCGTGGCGATCGCCTGTTCATCGGCCTGCTCACAGCAGCCTTTCTGAACCTCATCTTCATCGGCCTTGCGGGCAAGCTCCAGGAATGGATGAGCCTGGAGGCCGAGCCATCGATCTGGATCAGCTTCGTGCTGTCGATGGCGGTGCTCGCATTGGTGATGCGAAAGGGCTGA
- a CDS encoding ABC transporter ATP-binding protein produces the protein MARIDLDLAHAYRANPTQDSDYALLPLKMSFRDGGAYALLGPSGCGKTTMLNVISGLLVPSQGTVTFDGRDMTHASPQERNIAQVFQFPVIYDTMTVAENLAFPLRNRKVPADQIKKRVGEIAEMLDMSGQLNQRASGLAADAKQKISLGRGLVRSDVSAVLFDEPLTVIDPHLKWQLRRKLKQIHRELKLTLIYVTHDQVEALTFAEEVVVMTRGKAVQVGSAEALFERPAHTFVGHFIGSPGMNFLPAQSIGGGIEVAGTRLAAMRELPDGALKLGIRPEYLRMAAAQAPGAVPATVTQVQDVGTHSMLSAEAGGTRLKARLSSETLPPKVGDTVWLKVLDAHTCYYRDEELV, from the coding sequence ATGGCCCGCATCGACCTCGACCTGGCGCACGCCTACCGTGCCAACCCGACGCAAGACAGCGACTACGCGCTGCTGCCGCTAAAAATGAGCTTTCGAGATGGCGGCGCCTACGCGTTGCTCGGCCCCTCGGGCTGCGGCAAGACGACCATGCTGAATGTGATCTCGGGCCTGCTGGTGCCGTCGCAAGGCACCGTCACTTTCGATGGTCGCGACATGACGCATGCCAGCCCGCAGGAACGAAACATCGCGCAGGTGTTTCAGTTTCCGGTGATCTACGACACCATGACGGTGGCCGAGAACCTGGCGTTTCCGCTGCGCAACCGCAAGGTGCCGGCTGACCAGATCAAGAAGCGTGTCGGCGAAATCGCCGAGATGCTCGACATGAGCGGTCAGCTGAACCAGCGCGCGTCGGGGCTCGCGGCCGATGCCAAGCAAAAGATATCGCTCGGTCGCGGCCTGGTGCGCAGCGACGTGTCTGCCGTGCTGTTCGACGAGCCGCTCACCGTCATCGATCCGCACCTCAAGTGGCAATTGCGACGCAAGCTCAAGCAGATCCATCGTGAACTCAAGCTGACGCTGATCTACGTGACGCACGACCAGGTCGAGGCACTCACTTTCGCCGAAGAGGTGGTAGTGATGACTCGCGGCAAGGCAGTGCAGGTGGGCAGCGCCGAGGCGCTGTTCGAACGGCCGGCGCATACCTTCGTTGGGCATTTCATCGGATCGCCCGGCATGAACTTTCTCCCTGCGCAGAGCATCGGCGGCGGTATCGAGGTTGCGGGAACACGACTCGCAGCGATGCGCGAACTGCCCGATGGTGCGCTCAAGCTCGGCATTCGGCCCGAGTACCTGCGCATGGCAGCGGCGCAAGCGCCCGGCGCCGTGCCCGCGACCGTCACTCAGGTGCAGGACGTAGGCACCCATTCGATGCTGAGCGCAGAGGCCGGGGGCACGAGGCTCAAGGCACGACTCAGTTCAGAAACGCTGCCGCCGAAGGTCGGCGACACCGTCTGGCTCAAAGTGCTGGACGCCCACACCTGCTACTACCGCGACGAGGAACTGGTATGA
- a CDS encoding DeoR/GlpR family DNA-binding transcription regulator: MNSNPRQINLLDTVRARGTVTVEQLAEMLGVTLQTVRRDVQRLADEGLLTRFHGGVRVPSSTTENIGYPQRASLNAEGKIRIARAVADQVPNDCSLILNIGTTTEAIAQQLLRHTGLRVITNNLNVATILSGNPACEVIVAGGSVRARDRAIVGEATIDFIRQFKVDIALIGVSSIESDGSLRDFDLREVKVAQTIIAQAREVWLAADASKFNRPAMIELGTLSQIDCLFTDADPPSPFPALLERAQVRCNIARAN; this comes from the coding sequence GTGAACTCCAATCCTCGCCAGATCAACCTGCTCGACACCGTGCGAGCCCGCGGCACGGTGACGGTCGAGCAGCTCGCCGAGATGCTCGGCGTGACCCTGCAGACGGTGCGCCGCGACGTGCAGCGGCTGGCCGACGAAGGTCTGCTGACGCGCTTCCACGGTGGCGTTCGCGTGCCGAGTTCGACCACCGAGAACATCGGCTATCCGCAACGGGCCTCTCTCAACGCCGAAGGAAAGATACGCATCGCGCGCGCCGTCGCCGATCAGGTGCCGAACGACTGCTCGCTGATCCTGAACATCGGCACGACGACCGAGGCCATCGCACAACAACTGCTGCGTCACACCGGGCTGCGCGTGATCACCAACAACCTCAACGTCGCGACCATCCTGAGTGGCAACCCGGCTTGCGAAGTCATCGTTGCGGGCGGCTCGGTGCGGGCACGCGACCGCGCGATCGTGGGTGAAGCGACCATCGATTTCATCCGTCAGTTCAAGGTCGACATCGCGTTGATCGGGGTGTCGAGCATCGAATCCGACGGCTCGCTGCGGGACTTCGACCTGCGTGAAGTGAAGGTCGCGCAGACCATCATCGCGCAGGCGCGCGAGGTCTGGCTCGCGGCCGATGCCAGCAAGTTCAACCGGCCCGCGATGATCGAACTGGGCACGCTTTCGCAGATCGATTGCCTTTTCACCGACGCCGATCCGCCCTCGCCCTTTCCCGCACTGCTCGAGCGCGCACAAGTGCGTTGCAACATCGCTCGCGCCAACTGA
- the mltB gene encoding lytic murein transglycosylase B: protein MRRSLSKPNSPIVAMLVVMLGAAIVAMPAAAQKAPAKRTTAATAATASAAVRGGIPYSTREDAMRFADDVAARRNLDREWVRATIGSARYLSNVPRLMLPAPAGTLKNWRVYRSRFIDPVRIAAGVRFWRAHADTLARAEATYGVPPEIIVGIIGVETIYGRDMGRFRVIDALATLSFDFPQGHPRAVERQAFFRGELESFLSTESRTAADPLAPLGSYAGAMGMPQFMPSSIAKYAVDFDGDGRIDLVNSPADVIGSVANYFKAFHWLPGRPATFPVGFDETRLKKAVLLAPDILPTFSADSFSAAGGVLQGDATRYAGLLALIELQNGGDAPTYVAGTENFYAITRYNWSSYYAMSVLELGDEIKAAMR, encoded by the coding sequence ATGCGCCGTTCTCTTTCGAAGCCCAATTCCCCCATCGTCGCCATGCTGGTCGTCATGCTCGGCGCCGCCATCGTCGCGATGCCGGCGGCGGCACAGAAGGCGCCCGCCAAGCGCACGACCGCGGCGACTGCAGCCACCGCATCAGCCGCAGTGCGCGGCGGCATCCCCTACTCGACCCGCGAAGATGCCATGCGCTTCGCCGACGACGTGGCAGCGCGCCGCAACCTCGATCGCGAATGGGTGCGAGCCACCATCGGCAGCGCACGCTATCTGTCGAACGTGCCGCGGCTGATGCTGCCGGCGCCGGCGGGCACGCTGAAGAACTGGCGCGTCTACCGCAGCCGCTTCATCGACCCGGTGCGGATCGCGGCCGGCGTGCGCTTCTGGCGCGCCCACGCCGACACGCTGGCACGGGCCGAAGCGACCTACGGCGTGCCGCCGGAAATCATCGTCGGCATCATCGGCGTCGAGACCATCTACGGGCGCGATATGGGTCGCTTCCGCGTGATCGATGCGCTGGCCACGCTGTCGTTCGACTTTCCGCAAGGCCATCCGCGTGCAGTCGAGCGCCAGGCCTTCTTCCGCGGCGAGCTCGAAAGCTTTTTGAGCACCGAAAGTCGCACCGCTGCCGATCCACTCGCGCCGCTCGGCAGTTACGCCGGCGCCATGGGCATGCCGCAGTTCATGCCCAGCAGCATCGCCAAGTACGCGGTGGATTTCGATGGCGATGGCCGCATCGATCTGGTCAACAGCCCCGCCGACGTGATCGGCTCCGTTGCCAACTACTTCAAGGCGTTCCACTGGTTGCCGGGTCGACCCGCGACTTTCCCGGTCGGCTTCGATGAAACGCGGCTCAAGAAGGCGGTCTTGCTCGCGCCCGACATCCTGCCGACCTTCAGCGCAGACAGCTTCAGCGCGGCCGGTGGCGTGCTTCAGGGCGACGCGACGCGGTACGCCGGATTGCTCGCACTGATCGAACTGCAGAACGGCGGCGATGCGCCGACCTATGTCGCCGGCACGGAGAACTTCTACGCCATCACGCGCTACAACTGGTCGAGCTACTACGCGATGTCGGTGCTCGAACTGGGCGATGAAATCAAGGCGGCGATGCGCTGA
- a CDS encoding N-methyl-D-aspartate receptor NMDAR2C subunit yields MGPVQDVAANTHDTLLANWRATWASLDLSSSPALFGTLMTAWAEPQRHYHSLQHLAECIAWFEREKDAAERPAEISLALWFHDAIYDVHAHDNEERSADWARDALIAAGVSVDAAARIHSLILATRHDAVPQGHDARLLVDIDLSVLGAPTERFDEYERQIRAEYAHVPPEVFEPRRRNILRHFFDRDPLYATPGMHATCEAQAKHNLRKATD; encoded by the coding sequence ATGGGACCCGTGCAAGACGTCGCTGCAAACACCCACGACACGCTGCTCGCGAACTGGCGGGCGACTTGGGCGTCGCTCGACCTGTCGTCCTCCCCCGCCCTGTTTGGAACACTGATGACGGCATGGGCCGAGCCGCAGCGCCACTACCACTCACTGCAACATCTGGCCGAATGCATCGCCTGGTTCGAGCGCGAAAAGGATGCAGCGGAACGTCCCGCAGAGATCTCACTGGCGCTGTGGTTTCACGACGCAATCTACGACGTGCACGCTCACGACAACGAGGAGCGCAGTGCCGACTGGGCGCGTGACGCATTGATCGCCGCAGGCGTTTCGGTCGACGCTGCGGCTCGCATTCATTCGCTGATCCTGGCCACCCGGCACGATGCCGTTCCACAAGGTCACGATGCACGGCTGCTTGTCGACATCGACCTGTCGGTGCTCGGCGCGCCGACCGAGCGCTTCGACGAATACGAGCGGCAGATCCGCGCCGAATACGCACATGTGCCGCCTGAGGTTTTCGAACCGCGCCGCCGAAATATCCTTCGGCACTTTTTCGATCGCGATCCGCTCTACGCCACGCCCGGCATGCACGCCACCTGCGAAGCCCAGGCGAAGCACAACCTGCGCAAAGCGACCGACTGA
- a CDS encoding tetratricopeptide repeat protein, translated as MDTPPVPAEKFLELAILHVNAGQPDRAQVICDHALAAHPSHPALLQLLAQLQLDAGQLEDAEKHIAASLMARPDHAPSLLVAGGVARAQGRLADAAHALSRAAALAPTNGKAWFELALVRQDLRDFDGAAEALRQLLRVAPPRAEVEVNLGIVLQEAGRMNEAMDAYGRAYHLREDTFGRIAHALSTPSAGCLWLSLDDLRAALRGTTA; from the coding sequence ATGGACACGCCACCGGTCCCGGCAGAGAAGTTTCTCGAACTCGCGATCCTTCATGTCAACGCCGGGCAGCCCGACCGCGCACAGGTCATTTGCGACCATGCACTGGCTGCGCATCCCTCGCACCCGGCGCTGCTTCAACTGCTCGCGCAGCTGCAGCTCGACGCTGGTCAACTGGAAGACGCCGAGAAACATATCGCTGCCAGTTTGATGGCGCGCCCGGACCATGCGCCGTCGCTTCTCGTCGCGGGCGGCGTGGCGCGCGCGCAAGGCCGCCTTGCCGACGCGGCGCATGCGCTGTCGCGGGCCGCTGCGCTGGCACCGACGAACGGCAAGGCGTGGTTCGAACTCGCGCTGGTGCGGCAGGATTTGCGCGACTTCGACGGTGCGGCCGAAGCGCTCCGGCAGTTGCTGCGGGTGGCACCGCCCCGGGCAGAAGTTGAAGTCAACCTGGGCATCGTGCTGCAGGAGGCAGGCCGGATGAACGAGGCCATGGACGCCTACGGCCGCGCGTACCACTTGCGCGAAGACACTTTCGGGCGCATCGCGCATGCGCTGTCGACACCGAGTGCCGGCTGTCTCTGGCTCAGCCTCGATGATTTGCGCGCCGCACTGCGCGGCACCACCGCATGA
- a CDS encoding carbohydrate ABC transporter permease: MNENRFQKRSIFLVLYIVFALLPIYWMVNMSFKTNEEILSSFSFVPHAFTWANYVKIFTDESWYSGYINSLIYVGINTVISLTVALPAAYAFSRYSFLGDKHVFFWLLTNRMTPPAVFLLPFFQLYSTVGLMDTHLGVALAHLLFNVPLAVWILEGFMSGIPREIDETAYIDGYSFPRFFIRIFLPLIKAGVGVAAFFCFMFSWVELLLARTLTSVNAKPIVATMTRTVSASGMDWATLAAAGVLTIVPGAIVIWFVRHYIAKGFAMGRV, encoded by the coding sequence GTGAACGAAAACCGGTTTCAGAAGCGCAGCATCTTTCTGGTGCTCTACATCGTGTTCGCGCTGCTGCCCATCTACTGGATGGTCAACATGAGCTTCAAGACGAACGAGGAAATTCTGTCGAGCTTCTCGTTCGTGCCGCATGCCTTCACCTGGGCGAACTACGTGAAGATTTTTACCGACGAGTCGTGGTACTCCGGTTACATCAACAGCCTGATCTATGTCGGCATCAACACGGTGATCTCACTCACCGTGGCGCTGCCCGCTGCCTATGCCTTTTCGCGCTACTCGTTCCTTGGTGACAAGCACGTTTTCTTCTGGTTGCTGACCAATCGCATGACGCCGCCCGCGGTGTTTCTGCTGCCGTTCTTCCAGCTCTACTCGACGGTCGGCCTGATGGACACGCACCTGGGCGTGGCGCTGGCCCACCTGCTGTTCAACGTGCCGCTGGCGGTTTGGATTCTCGAAGGCTTCATGAGCGGTATCCCGCGCGAAATCGACGAAACAGCGTATATCGACGGCTATTCTTTCCCGCGCTTTTTCATTCGCATCTTCCTGCCGCTGATCAAGGCTGGCGTTGGCGTGGCGGCGTTCTTCTGCTTCATGTTCAGCTGGGTCGAACTGCTGCTGGCGCGCACCTTGACGAGTGTGAATGCCAAGCCGATCGTCGCCACCATGACGCGGACCGTCAGCGCTTCGGGCATGGACTGGGCCACGCTGGCGGCCGCCGGTGTGCTCACTATCGTGCCGGGCGCGATCGTGATCTGGTTCGTGCGTCACTACATTGCCAAGGGCTTCGCGATGGGGAGAGTCTGA
- a CDS encoding carbohydrate ABC transporter permease: MSTTTKPVNQKAWWLVLPVLICVAFSAIIPLMTVVNYSVQDIISPERRVFVGTEWFASVMRDSELHEALWRQLTFSFAVLLVELPLGVMLALSMPAKGWKSSAVLVLVALSLLIPWNVVGTIWQIYARTDIGLLGATLQWLGISFNYTGNSLDAWLTVLVMDVWHWTPLVALLGYAGLRSIPDAYYQAARIDGASKFAVFRFIQLPKMRGVLMIAVLLRFMDSFMIYTEPFVLTGGGPGNATTFLSQYLTQKAVGQFDLGPAAAFSLIYFLIILLLCFILYNWMQRVGTQQVEVEQ, from the coding sequence ATGAGCACCACGACGAAGCCTGTCAATCAGAAGGCATGGTGGCTCGTGCTGCCGGTGCTGATTTGCGTCGCGTTCTCCGCCATCATTCCGTTGATGACGGTGGTCAACTATTCGGTGCAGGACATCATCTCGCCCGAGCGGCGCGTGTTCGTCGGCACCGAGTGGTTCGCCTCCGTGATGCGCGACAGCGAACTGCACGAAGCGCTCTGGCGGCAGTTGACTTTCTCCTTCGCCGTCCTGCTGGTCGAACTGCCGCTGGGCGTCATGCTGGCGTTGTCGATGCCGGCCAAGGGATGGAAGTCGTCGGCGGTGCTGGTGCTGGTCGCGCTGTCGCTGTTGATTCCATGGAACGTGGTCGGCACCATCTGGCAGATCTATGCGCGGACCGACATTGGCTTGCTCGGTGCGACGCTGCAGTGGCTGGGCATCAGCTTCAACTACACCGGCAACTCGCTCGACGCATGGCTCACCGTGCTGGTGATGGACGTCTGGCACTGGACGCCACTGGTGGCACTGCTCGGCTATGCCGGCCTGCGTTCGATCCCCGACGCCTACTACCAAGCGGCCCGTATCGACGGCGCCAGCAAGTTCGCGGTGTTCCGCTTTATTCAACTGCCCAAGATGCGCGGCGTGCTGATGATCGCAGTGCTGTTGCGCTTCATGGACAGTTTCATGATCTACACCGAGCCCTTCGTGCTGACCGGCGGCGGCCCCGGCAATGCGACAACCTTTTTGAGCCAGTACCTGACGCAGAAGGCAGTAGGCCAGTTCGACCTGGGTCCGGCAGCAGCCTTTTCGCTGATCTACTTTTTGATCATCTTGCTGCTCTGCTTCATCCTCTACAACTGGATGCAACGGGTTGGCACGCAGCAGGTGGAGGTTGAGCAGTGA
- a CDS encoding ABC transporter substrate-binding protein: MKMRYNALALAAAMFATHGAWAGEAEAKKWIDTEFQPSTLSKDKQMEEMKWFIDAAKKLQAKGVKEISVVSETLTVHEYESKTLAKAFEEITGIKVKHDIIQEGDVVEKLQTSMQSGKSIYDGWINDSDHIGTHYRYGTALALSDQMTGAWKDYTNPGLDLKDFIGTSFTTAPDKKLYQLPDQQFANLYWFRADLFARKDLQDKFKAKYGYDLGVPINWSAYEDIAAFFSEDVKTIDGKPIYGHMDYGKKDPSLGWRFTDAWLSMAGAADKGIPNGLPIDEWGIRVAADNCTPVGAAVSRGGATNSPASVYALTKYIDWMKKYAPKEAMGMTFGESGPVPAQGQIAQQVFWYTAFTADMIKQGLPVVNADGTPKWRMAPGPHGPYWKDGMQNGYQDVGSWTFLKSNDPDRATAAWLYAQFVTAKTTSLKKSIVGLTFIRDSDIRSDYFTQNAAKYGGLIEFYRSPARVAWTPTGNNVPDYPKLAQLWWKNVAVAVTGEKTPQAAMDNLANEMDDVMGRLQRAGMANCPPKLNPKSDPSKWLSSEHAPWKKLANEKPKGETVAYEKLLTAWKEGRVR, encoded by the coding sequence ATGAAGATGCGTTACAACGCCCTGGCTCTCGCGGCGGCGATGTTCGCCACGCACGGCGCATGGGCTGGCGAGGCGGAAGCCAAGAAGTGGATCGACACCGAATTTCAACCGTCGACCTTGTCCAAAGACAAGCAGATGGAAGAGATGAAGTGGTTCATCGATGCGGCCAAGAAACTTCAAGCCAAGGGCGTGAAGGAAATCTCGGTCGTGTCGGAGACGCTGACGGTCCACGAATACGAATCGAAGACGTTGGCCAAGGCCTTCGAGGAAATCACCGGCATCAAGGTCAAGCACGACATCATCCAGGAGGGTGACGTGGTTGAGAAGCTGCAGACTTCGATGCAGTCGGGCAAGTCGATCTACGACGGTTGGATCAACGACTCCGACCATATCGGTACCCACTACCGCTACGGCACCGCACTGGCGCTGAGCGACCAGATGACCGGCGCCTGGAAGGACTACACCAATCCCGGTCTTGACCTGAAAGACTTCATCGGCACCAGTTTTACGACGGCGCCCGACAAGAAGCTGTACCAGTTGCCGGACCAACAGTTCGCCAACCTGTACTGGTTCCGCGCCGACCTGTTCGCGCGCAAGGACCTGCAGGACAAGTTCAAGGCCAAGTACGGCTACGACCTCGGCGTGCCGATCAACTGGTCGGCCTACGAAGACATCGCGGCCTTCTTCAGCGAAGACGTGAAGACCATCGACGGCAAGCCGATCTACGGTCACATGGACTACGGCAAAAAGGACCCGTCGCTGGGCTGGCGCTTTACCGATGCATGGCTGTCGATGGCTGGCGCCGCCGACAAGGGCATCCCGAACGGACTGCCAATCGACGAGTGGGGCATCCGTGTCGCAGCCGACAACTGCACGCCGGTCGGCGCCGCTGTGTCGCGCGGCGGTGCGACGAACTCGCCTGCGTCGGTCTATGCGCTGACCAAGTACATCGACTGGATGAAGAAGTACGCGCCCAAGGAAGCCATGGGCATGACCTTCGGTGAGTCCGGACCGGTGCCAGCGCAAGGACAGATCGCACAGCAGGTGTTCTGGTACACCGCGTTCACGGCCGACATGATCAAGCAGGGCTTGCCGGTGGTGAATGCCGACGGTACACCCAAGTGGCGCATGGCCCCCGGCCCGCATGGCCCGTACTGGAAAGACGGCATGCAGAACGGTTACCAGGACGTGGGCTCATGGACTTTCCTGAAGTCCAACGACCCCGACCGCGCGACCGCAGCATGGCTCTACGCGCAGTTCGTCACCGCGAAGACGACTTCGCTGAAGAAGTCGATCGTCGGTCTCACCTTCATCCGTGACAGCGACATCCGCTCCGACTACTTCACGCAGAACGCGGCCAAGTACGGTGGCCTGATCGAGTTCTATCGCAGCCCGGCACGGGTGGCGTGGACGCCGACCGGCAACAACGTGCCCGACTATCCGAAGCTGGCCCAGCTCTGGTGGAAGAACGTGGCCGTTGCGGTCACTGGCGAGAAGACGCCGCAAGCCGCGATGGACAATCTGGCCAACGAGATGGACGACGTGATGGGCCGCCTGCAGCGCGCTGGCATGGCCAACTGCCCGCCCAAGCTCAATCCGAAGAGCGATCCTTCGAAGTGGCTGAGCAGCGAACATGCGCCCTGGAAGAAGCTTGCGAACGAAAAGCCAAAGGGTGAGACGGTCGCCTACGAAAAGCTGTTGACCGCATGGAAGGAAGGCCGCGTGCGCTAA